One genomic window of Paenibacillus xylanilyticus includes the following:
- a CDS encoding SDR family oxidoreductase yields MDMGLRGKKALVLASSQGLGKAVAAQLAAEGTDVMLASRNEEKLAAVKQELLELDGGGRVEYCVTDVTRKEDINTLIHKTGELFGQIDILVNNSGGPPSGTFESLTDEDWERAFELNVMSYVRMIRGALPYMKTNGGHIVNIASTSVKQPIPGLILSNTFRTGVFGLAKTLSQELAPYGILINTVAPGRIGTDRIRELDTARAEQNGISEEEVAEQFRKEIPLGRYGQPEEFAKAVVFLLSGANTYITGTSLVVDGGMVRAL; encoded by the coding sequence ATGGATATGGGACTTCGGGGTAAAAAAGCCCTGGTGCTGGCATCCAGCCAGGGACTGGGCAAGGCGGTGGCAGCACAGCTGGCCGCAGAAGGTACAGACGTGATGCTTGCGAGCAGGAACGAGGAGAAGCTCGCAGCCGTCAAGCAAGAACTGCTGGAACTGGACGGCGGAGGACGCGTTGAATACTGCGTAACGGATGTTACACGCAAGGAAGACATTAACACATTAATCCATAAGACAGGGGAGCTGTTCGGGCAGATTGATATTCTGGTGAACAACTCTGGCGGTCCTCCTTCGGGAACATTTGAATCATTGACAGATGAGGATTGGGAACGTGCATTTGAGTTGAATGTTATGAGCTATGTACGTATGATTCGGGGGGCCCTCCCTTATATGAAGACCAACGGCGGCCATATTGTGAATATTGCTTCAACTTCGGTGAAACAGCCAATTCCGGGGTTGATTCTGTCCAACACGTTCCGCACGGGTGTCTTTGGTCTGGCGAAGACGTTGTCACAGGAGCTTGCCCCTTATGGCATTCTGATCAATACGGTGGCACCCGGACGAATCGGAACAGATCGGATACGTGAACTTGACACAGCCCGCGCAGAGCAGAATGGAATTAGTGAAGAAGAGGTAGCCGAACAGTTCCGCAAGGAAATCCCTCTGGGAAGATACGGTCAGCCCGAAGAGTTTGCCAAAGCCGTTGTGTTCCTGTTATCCGGGGCCAATACCTACATTACTGGTACTTCGCTAGTG
- a CDS encoding GNAT family N-acetyltransferase, with protein sequence MLTRQTYKIRPSEMKDAPQLMEMDALVWDIHTSPAPFHWKSRQQFLQHCPPGSQLVAVQGERVCGYVGFYPPTGMPVNRHVYEINIAVHPNDRRSGVATSLMHAMKEYAREQGIHKLRLRVLSSNPGAIAFYTQCGFETEGRLVSEFYIAGKYVDDILMSYFIWNER encoded by the coding sequence ATGCTTACCCGCCAAACATATAAAATTCGGCCATCCGAGATGAAGGATGCACCCCAACTAATGGAGATGGATGCTCTCGTGTGGGATATACATACCTCTCCAGCGCCATTCCATTGGAAGTCCAGACAGCAATTTCTGCAGCATTGTCCACCCGGCAGCCAGCTGGTTGCCGTTCAGGGAGAACGGGTCTGCGGCTATGTGGGCTTTTATCCGCCTACGGGGATGCCTGTCAATCGTCATGTCTACGAGATTAATATTGCTGTCCACCCCAATGATCGACGCAGTGGCGTGGCCACGTCCCTGATGCATGCCATGAAAGAATATGCTCGTGAACAGGGGATTCATAAGCTGCGTCTTCGCGTGCTGTCGAGCAATCCGGGAGCGATAGCTTTTTATACCCAATGTGGATTTGAGACGGAGGGCCGGCTGGTGTCGGAATTTTATATCGCCGGGAAGTACGTGGACGATATTCTCATGAGTTATTTTATCTGGAATGAACGGTAG
- a CDS encoding methyltransferase domain-containing protein, with amino-acid sequence MRPLNIKEAAGRLGISPRAIRFYEEKGLILPAKQASNGYRSYTENDIWRLQTIAALREIGMSLQDITQALGEIDQGNQQRLEEYLELQQAVMYAQWVELKRMLDTTQRMIDLNRQDGPLNVSHLHELADSSRRLREARQNWHDRWNYDTQAAIHDERVQAKSGSIPVSSASSASSPSFPEEAGSMPYNESRNAGEHQDTKTAPSSSFYLYHNYDEALEQTAKWISPVPGEHGLDIGTGTGNLAGKLLERQAIMTGIDQSREMLRTCRTKYPGMHVKLGNFLALPFADQTFDFLVSSFAFHHLSPDQQQLALQEMQRVLTPRGRICLTDLMFADALHREAYIRQAEADGNSEQLLAIRERHFPLLDELTGWLESHGYVTKTVRHNELLHTMLAVPLR; translated from the coding sequence GTGCGGCCCTTGAATATCAAAGAGGCGGCAGGCAGGCTTGGCATATCCCCCAGAGCGATTCGTTTTTACGAGGAAAAAGGATTAATTCTTCCCGCCAAGCAGGCCAGCAATGGATACCGAAGCTACACGGAAAATGACATCTGGCGGCTTCAGACGATTGCCGCACTGCGGGAGATCGGCATGTCACTTCAGGATATTACTCAGGCGCTCGGTGAGATTGATCAAGGCAACCAGCAGCGGCTGGAGGAATATCTGGAGCTGCAGCAGGCCGTCATGTATGCCCAATGGGTTGAACTGAAACGCATGCTGGATACAACCCAGCGCATGATTGATCTCAATCGTCAGGACGGCCCGCTGAATGTTAGCCATCTCCATGAGCTCGCAGACAGTTCCCGCCGCCTGCGGGAAGCACGCCAGAACTGGCATGATCGATGGAACTATGATACTCAGGCAGCTATCCATGATGAGCGTGTTCAGGCGAAGAGCGGGAGCATACCTGTATCTTCTGCATCTTCCGCATCTTCCCCATCTTTCCCGGAGGAAGCAGGTAGCATGCCTTATAACGAATCCAGAAACGCCGGAGAACACCAGGATACCAAAACAGCCCCGTCGTCTTCTTTTTATCTATATCACAACTATGACGAGGCGCTGGAACAGACTGCGAAATGGATCTCCCCTGTTCCTGGTGAACACGGGCTTGATATCGGAACGGGTACAGGTAATCTTGCAGGCAAGTTATTGGAACGCCAAGCCATCATGACAGGAATTGACCAGTCCAGAGAAATGCTGCGTACATGCCGTACCAAGTATCCCGGGATGCATGTGAAGCTGGGGAACTTCCTGGCGCTGCCTTTTGCCGATCAGACCTTTGATTTTCTTGTATCCAGCTTCGCCTTCCATCATCTGAGTCCGGACCAGCAGCAGCTGGCACTGCAGGAGATGCAGCGGGTATTAACCCCAAGGGGACGAATCTGTCTAACCGATCTCATGTTTGCGGATGCACTTCACCGCGAAGCTTATATAAGACAAGCTGAGGCAGATGGAAACAGTGAGCAGCTGCTTGCCATAAGAGAACGCCATTTCCCCCTGTTGGATGAATTAACCGGTTGGCTTGAGTCGCATGGCTACGTTACAAAAACCGTTCGTCACAATGAGCTGCTGCATACGATGCTCGCAGTTCCGCTGCGTTGA
- a CDS encoding alpha/beta hydrolase yields MALIQCQLYAESLGVSTDITLILPEHSPLRASRNGKLPVLYLLHGRGADHSEWARHSSIERLAEARGIAVVMPSAGRSYYMDMQQGGSYFTYISEELPAFVKSLFPISDRREDTFVTGVSMGGYGAFKLGLRFPERYAAAASLSGGLDLASRVRGEGNFTPAEMQSIFGSPERIEGSDDDLLAVSRRLAASGTAFPQLYQCCGTEDFLYEANQTFRHTMKELDVQVTYEEEPGGHEWSYWDMKIKRVLEWLPVQV; encoded by the coding sequence ATGGCTTTGATCCAATGCCAGTTGTACGCCGAAAGTCTTGGCGTGTCTACAGACATTACACTTATACTGCCTGAGCATTCACCGCTTCGCGCAAGTCGGAATGGAAAACTGCCTGTCCTTTATTTGCTGCATGGGCGCGGTGCAGACCACTCCGAATGGGCAAGGCATTCATCCATCGAACGTCTGGCCGAGGCCCGGGGAATTGCGGTTGTGATGCCATCGGCAGGGCGAAGCTACTATATGGATATGCAGCAGGGCGGGTCTTATTTTACATATATAAGTGAGGAACTGCCTGCATTCGTGAAGTCGCTCTTTCCGATCTCGGACCGCCGTGAAGATACATTTGTAACAGGCGTTTCCATGGGCGGGTATGGTGCATTCAAGCTGGGTCTGCGTTTTCCGGAACGATATGCTGCGGCAGCCAGCCTCTCGGGCGGGCTTGATCTGGCAAGCAGGGTACGTGGCGAGGGGAACTTCACCCCTGCAGAAATGCAGAGCATCTTCGGGAGTCCGGAGCGAATTGAAGGCAGTGATGACGATCTGCTGGCCGTTAGCCGCAGGCTGGCTGCGTCAGGGACGGCGTTCCCGCAATTGTATCAATGCTGCGGAACAGAAGATTTTCTGTACGAAGCCAACCAGACATTTCGGCATACGATGAAGGAACTGGATGTACAGGTGACGTATGAGGAAGAGCCAGGTGGCCATGAGTGGAGTTATTGGGATATGAAGATCAAGCGTGTTCTGGAATGGTTGCCTGTTCAGGTATAG
- a CDS encoding LacI family DNA-binding transcriptional regulator — MATIKDVAKLAGVALSTASYALNGDSKVSAKTKAKVLEAARELNYRKNGFAMDLKRSRTNTIALILTDLSGPYYSELIRSVQDVALANGYDLIACSSMGGRDSTAVRFLREKRVDGAIVLAHNIHDDILVESAGQRFPIIVMDRHLSGDHLVNVLVDGEQGGYLATRHLINSGHRKIAYISGPSNSYDNALRYQGYLRAMQEAGLEEKSKWRLSGNFVREGGHSATKMMIMQGELPTAVFYGNDEMAIGGLKALEESGISVPKDISVIGFDDIQLSEFVRPPLTTVRQPKHEAGSLAGHLLFQMLNGEAVNPSYTLTIDMVERESVRSVQAESGTQPA; from the coding sequence ATGGCAACGATCAAGGATGTGGCAAAGCTGGCAGGTGTGGCGCTCTCGACCGCCTCCTATGCATTAAACGGGGACAGCAAGGTTAGCGCCAAGACCAAGGCAAAAGTGCTGGAGGCAGCCCGGGAACTGAATTATCGCAAAAACGGCTTTGCCATGGACCTGAAACGGAGCCGGACGAATACGATTGCGTTAATTCTGACTGATCTTTCGGGTCCGTATTACTCGGAGTTGATTCGCAGTGTTCAGGATGTGGCGCTTGCGAATGGCTATGATCTGATTGCATGCAGTTCGATGGGTGGCCGCGATTCGACTGCAGTCCGGTTTTTGCGGGAAAAAAGAGTGGATGGTGCAATTGTACTCGCACACAACATCCATGATGACATTTTGGTGGAATCTGCGGGCCAGCGTTTTCCTATTATTGTAATGGATCGTCATCTGTCGGGTGACCATCTGGTCAATGTGCTGGTTGACGGTGAACAAGGTGGATACCTGGCTACGCGTCACCTGATCAATTCGGGGCACCGGAAGATTGCCTACATCAGTGGTCCATCCAACTCGTATGATAATGCCCTGCGTTACCAGGGATACTTGAGAGCCATGCAGGAAGCGGGGCTTGAGGAGAAATCCAAATGGCGTTTAAGCGGCAATTTCGTTCGTGAAGGCGGGCATAGTGCAACCAAAATGATGATTATGCAAGGCGAGCTTCCAACTGCTGTATTTTACGGGAATGACGAAATGGCTATAGGTGGTTTGAAGGCATTGGAAGAGAGCGGCATATCCGTGCCAAAAGATATTTCGGTTATCGGGTTTGATGACATTCAATTGTCTGAATTCGTTCGTCCTCCCCTCACTACCGTAAGGCAGCCGAAGCACGAGGCCGGATCACTTGCAGGACATCTGCTCTTCCAGATGCTGAATGGTGAAGCCGTGAACCCATCGTATACGTTGACGATTGATATGGTGGAACGTGAGTCCGTACGCTCTGTGCAGGCAGAGTCGGGTACCCAGCCCGCGTAA
- a CDS encoding class I SAM-dependent methyltransferase has product MKPNESSITSLISAFGRAYHSQYDSPLIFDDHLAKALISPQEFEQIREQMVQGIHFFNPEMADMGKEDPDKILRWITQVQLSPIALARAAYCEQVLLHEVNLGAKQYVILGAGMDTFALRTPELNDRLHIFEVDHPATQQFKSDRLSWANLSIPDNLHLIPMDFAHGFAYENLTSKGFKNQKTFLSLLGVSYYLSKEVLFNLLRQAFANLPSGSSMVLDYADERLFEEKGIFNRVENMLKLAASSGEPMQSCFAYHEIEGLLADAGLLIYEHLTPDDIQERYFNNRTDELTAFETVHFIHVVKK; this is encoded by the coding sequence ATGAAGCCAAATGAATCCAGCATTACGTCTTTGATCTCGGCCTTTGGCCGCGCCTATCACAGCCAATATGACTCACCTCTGATTTTCGATGATCATCTAGCCAAGGCTCTGATTTCTCCACAGGAGTTTGAACAGATTCGGGAGCAAATGGTGCAGGGCATTCATTTTTTTAATCCCGAAATGGCCGATATGGGGAAGGAGGACCCCGATAAAATATTGAGGTGGATCACCCAAGTCCAGTTGTCTCCCATTGCTTTGGCGAGGGCAGCCTATTGCGAGCAGGTGCTGCTTCACGAAGTCAACCTGGGAGCCAAACAATACGTCATTCTGGGCGCAGGAATGGATACCTTTGCGTTAAGAACCCCGGAACTGAACGACAGGCTGCATATCTTTGAAGTCGACCATCCGGCCACGCAGCAGTTTAAGAGCGATAGGCTGAGTTGGGCCAACCTGTCGATCCCGGACAACTTGCACTTGATCCCAATGGACTTCGCGCATGGGTTTGCCTATGAAAATCTGACCAGCAAGGGTTTCAAAAATCAGAAAACGTTCCTCAGCCTGCTTGGCGTATCGTATTACCTGTCCAAAGAGGTATTGTTCAATCTTTTGCGGCAGGCTTTCGCCAACCTTCCGTCTGGGAGCTCGATGGTACTGGATTATGCAGATGAACGACTCTTTGAGGAGAAAGGCATCTTTAATCGGGTAGAGAACATGTTGAAGCTGGCTGCGTCCTCCGGCGAGCCAATGCAATCCTGTTTCGCGTATCACGAGATCGAAGGCCTGCTGGCGGATGCAGGACTTCTCATCTATGAGCATCTGACACCAGACGATATCCAGGAGAGATACTTCAACAATCGTACAGATGAATTGACTGCTTTTGAGACGGTTCATTTTATCCATGTTGTAAAAAAATAA
- a CDS encoding MFS transporter — protein MRWLDTYPKEVKVFLLASLVNATGSALMWPLTTMYVFDELGRTMANAGFVILIQSLGGIFGQLLGGALYHRVGVKKLIIGSLALNALGLFALPWISAYWVVFICAMGWIGLFSSLSLPAIQAFIGFRFAERRGELFNIIYVANNIGVAIGTALSGFLADFSYHLSFVLNGVTSAGFAVFFWYYLSRVEPDQGEVHLTKRKKVQNGPGIWALLGNTRLYLFMSLGVLFILFGNSIWNTGVSPYIISEGMEKRMYGLLWTLNGVLIFVGQPFTSWVKRTMARTSTAQMAASAIFYGLAYIVMITMYSYPGMVFAMVLATFGEMLISPATPAFISDHAGRAAPFYIGVSGGIGSIGRVIGPYVMGVMYDKQGLISVAWLATAMAGVALLGFALHAVLNRHREVKEYGVDT, from the coding sequence ATGAGATGGTTGGATACATATCCAAAAGAAGTCAAAGTATTTTTGCTGGCAAGTCTGGTTAATGCAACAGGGAGTGCCCTGATGTGGCCGCTGACCACAATGTACGTATTTGATGAACTCGGGCGGACGATGGCTAACGCGGGATTCGTCATTTTGATCCAGTCACTTGGCGGTATCTTCGGCCAGCTGCTTGGCGGTGCATTATATCACAGGGTCGGCGTGAAGAAGCTGATCATTGGATCGCTTGCCCTTAATGCACTTGGGCTGTTTGCCCTGCCCTGGATTAGTGCGTACTGGGTTGTATTTATATGTGCCATGGGCTGGATCGGTTTGTTCAGTTCCTTGTCGCTGCCTGCGATCCAGGCCTTTATTGGCTTTCGGTTTGCGGAGCGGCGTGGAGAGCTGTTCAATATTATTTATGTAGCGAACAATATCGGTGTAGCGATTGGGACGGCACTCAGCGGTTTCCTGGCTGACTTTTCCTATCACCTCAGCTTTGTACTGAATGGCGTGACCTCTGCCGGATTTGCAGTCTTCTTCTGGTACTATCTATCGCGGGTGGAGCCGGATCAGGGAGAAGTGCATCTGACGAAACGCAAAAAGGTCCAAAATGGACCCGGGATCTGGGCGCTGCTTGGCAACACCAGGTTATACCTGTTTATGAGCCTCGGGGTACTGTTCATCCTGTTTGGCAATTCCATCTGGAACACAGGCGTATCGCCGTATATCATCTCGGAAGGGATGGAGAAACGAATGTACGGCCTACTCTGGACACTGAACGGGGTTCTGATCTTCGTGGGCCAACCGTTCACGAGTTGGGTTAAACGCACCATGGCTCGTACCTCGACTGCGCAGATGGCAGCGAGTGCGATATTCTATGGATTGGCTTATATCGTCATGATCACGATGTACAGCTATCCAGGCATGGTGTTTGCGATGGTGCTGGCGACCTTTGGAGAAATGCTGATCTCACCTGCAACTCCTGCCTTTATCTCTGACCATGCGGGCAGAGCGGCACCATTTTACATTGGAGTCTCCGGTGGTATCGGATCGATTGGTCGTGTCATTGGCCCATATGTGATGGGTGTGATGTACGATAAACAAGGCCTGATTTCGGTAGCCTGGCTGGCAACGGCGATGGCAGGGGTGGCCCTGCTCGGTTTTGCACTTCATGCCGTCCTGAATCGCCACCGTGAGGTGAAGGAGTATGGGGTGGATACCTAG